Proteins co-encoded in one Leptospira dzoumogneensis genomic window:
- a CDS encoding tyrosine-type recombinase/integrase, translating into MPQKVKIWKHWENGHCFSAISFSYDTELFQKFSRMPEAVWNRAERFWKIPYSESFLTEFVSTHREKIEADPDILLIPLETEVLRRNYSKKTLKSYFLYNRAFLRSIQKNPYSVTESDLKIYLDRILYEKNLAATSIRSALQSFRFYYNIVIGTNFLASYSPPKRENKIPESLSRKEVTRIIESNSNPKHRLLLKLCYGSGLRVGELVKLKGYDLDWDKKSIRIRQGKGKKDRFSLLPNSCKKDLAILLERQGRSSWIFTGQIPGKNLSVRTAEKIFTNAKEKAGIKKDVSIHDLRHAFAIHLLESGTSIKMIQRLLGHVSVKTTEIYARIVDPMVSKIKSPLDDL; encoded by the coding sequence ATGCCCCAAAAAGTCAAAATTTGGAAACATTGGGAGAATGGACACTGCTTCAGCGCCATTTCGTTTTCTTATGACACAGAACTCTTCCAAAAATTCTCAAGAATGCCTGAAGCAGTTTGGAATCGCGCGGAAAGGTTTTGGAAAATTCCATATTCTGAATCTTTTCTGACCGAATTTGTTTCTACTCATAGGGAGAAGATAGAAGCAGATCCTGACATTCTTCTAATTCCACTCGAAACAGAGGTACTAAGGCGCAATTATAGCAAAAAAACCCTAAAGTCTTATTTTCTTTATAACAGGGCCTTTTTAAGATCGATCCAAAAAAATCCGTATTCAGTGACCGAATCCGATCTAAAGATATATTTGGATCGAATTTTATACGAAAAGAATTTAGCCGCTACTTCCATCAGATCAGCTCTACAATCTTTCAGGTTTTATTATAATATTGTAATAGGCACAAATTTTTTAGCCTCCTATTCTCCTCCAAAAAGAGAGAACAAGATCCCAGAATCCTTATCCAGAAAAGAAGTTACCCGGATCATAGAATCGAATTCCAATCCTAAGCATAGACTTCTATTAAAACTTTGTTATGGATCCGGACTAAGAGTAGGGGAACTCGTAAAGCTGAAAGGATATGACTTAGACTGGGACAAAAAATCGATCCGTATCCGGCAGGGTAAAGGGAAGAAGGACCGCTTCAGTCTTTTACCAAATAGCTGCAAAAAAGACCTCGCGATTTTACTCGAGCGCCAGGGAAGAAGTTCCTGGATTTTCACAGGCCAAATTCCCGGCAAGAACCTAAGCGTCAGAACTGCGGAAAAGATATTCACTAACGCTAAGGAAAAAGCAGGCATCAAAAAGGATGTTTCGATCCACGACCTGAGACATGCATTCGCTATCCACTTGTTGGAATCAGGCACCTCGATCAAAATGATCCAAAGATTGCTTGGCCATGTATCGGTAAAAACCACGGAAATCTACGCTAGAATTGTTGACCCGATGGTTTCTAAGATCAAAAGTCCTCTGGACGATCTCTGA
- a CDS encoding toll/interleukin-1 receptor domain-containing protein — MPVFISYSRTDHDFVDRLAKNLVSERVHVWLDRWEMKVGDSLIDKIQSAIKSSDYLCVVLSKASVSSDWCKKELNSALMRELEEKRVVVLPVLLEDCEIPIFLKEKFYADFRNSFQSGFQDLRNALAHAATSSLGRFESNDSNTDWGIDWGLFNKKFFFVRVTAVHMYSNYPFTLLAEIQLTCNDKATERNHYFEKAGLGWFHRETILAILWEFKEIRNLRILIEDNLPKQVITVFKDANSKQEITITLSVRRLGMDTGQETLYDFDFLIDGVRDDRVNRVQQPTEEEKNKIIELIKKNPHGG; from the coding sequence ATGCCTGTATTCATTAGTTACTCTAGAACGGATCATGATTTTGTTGATCGTCTTGCGAAAAATTTAGTAAGCGAGCGGGTTCATGTTTGGTTAGATCGATGGGAAATGAAAGTTGGTGATTCTTTGATTGATAAGATTCAATCAGCAATAAAATCATCAGATTATTTATGCGTTGTACTCTCAAAAGCATCCGTTTCATCAGATTGGTGTAAAAAAGAGTTAAATTCTGCTCTAATGCGCGAACTTGAAGAAAAGCGGGTAGTGGTCTTGCCTGTTTTATTAGAAGATTGTGAAATACCTATCTTTCTTAAAGAGAAATTCTATGCTGATTTCCGAAATTCATTTCAATCTGGTTTTCAAGACCTTAGAAACGCCTTAGCCCACGCTGCCACTTCTTCCTTAGGCCGATTTGAATCTAATGATTCGAATACGGATTGGGGCATTGATTGGGGTCTATTTAATAAAAAATTCTTCTTTGTACGTGTAACAGCGGTTCATATGTACAGTAACTACCCATTCACCTTACTTGCAGAAATACAGCTAACATGTAATGACAAAGCTACTGAACGTAATCATTATTTTGAAAAAGCGGGACTTGGCTGGTTCCATCGTGAAACGATTCTTGCAATTCTTTGGGAATTTAAAGAAATTAGGAATTTACGAATTCTAATTGAAGATAATTTGCCTAAACAAGTCATTACCGTATTTAAAGACGCGAATTCAAAACAAGAAATTACTATTACCTTATCTGTTCGTAGACTTGGAATGGACACTGGGCAGGAAACACTTTATGATTTTGATTTTTTAATTGATGGTGTTCGTGATGATCGGGTAAATCGTGTTCAACAACCCACTGAAGAAGAAAAGAATAAAATAATCGAATTAATCAAAAAGAATCCCCACGGCGGCTAA
- a CDS encoding SIR2 family protein, which yields MKEMYISEIAKELSEENLALFCGAGFSMSSGFVSWKELMRPIAKEIQLDIEKETDMVAIAQYHVNANASNRHKLNQLLIDEFSKNAKLTENHAIIARFPVQEYWTTNYDKLIETALEKQGRIPDVKSTVEQLAYTKPKRDAVVYKMHGDIGSPDKAVLTKDDYESYHIKYRQFIIALAGSLVSRTFLFIGFSFKDPNLDYILGRIRVAYNSNQRRHFCFIKEINKDDYTDEKEYEYDRIKFELFVSDLGRFNIKAIRITDYSEITKTLKQVESLYKRKTIFISGAASDYGVRKKDDALIFIHNLSKTLVQKGYKIVSGFGLGVGSSVITGALEEIYLNPNQSSNDQLLLRPFPQDVTGSIDKNTLWKKYREDLCLYSGIAIFLFGNKLESGNIINSNGMVTEFEIAFEKGLFLIPIGSTGFIAEEIWNKINSNFDRYAYNTASLVSNFKMLNDKSKSDHEIIEVVMDILKEVINK from the coding sequence ATGAAAGAAATGTATATCAGTGAAATTGCAAAAGAGCTAAGTGAAGAAAACTTAGCTCTTTTTTGTGGTGCTGGATTTTCTATGTCTTCGGGTTTTGTATCGTGGAAAGAATTAATGAGGCCTATTGCGAAAGAGATTCAGTTAGATATAGAAAAAGAAACAGATATGGTCGCAATTGCCCAATATCACGTAAATGCAAATGCTTCGAATCGACACAAGCTTAATCAATTGTTGATCGATGAATTTTCTAAGAATGCGAAGCTAACTGAAAATCATGCGATTATTGCTCGATTTCCTGTGCAAGAATATTGGACAACAAATTATGATAAGTTAATAGAAACAGCATTAGAAAAGCAAGGCCGAATCCCAGATGTTAAATCTACTGTTGAACAACTTGCTTATACAAAACCAAAACGAGATGCAGTTGTTTATAAGATGCATGGAGATATTGGATCACCAGATAAAGCTGTTCTTACTAAAGATGATTATGAGTCATATCATATAAAGTATAGACAATTTATTATAGCTTTGGCGGGATCTTTAGTCTCTCGCACTTTTTTATTTATTGGTTTTAGCTTTAAAGATCCAAATCTTGATTATATTCTCGGCCGGATACGAGTTGCATATAACTCAAATCAAAGAAGGCATTTTTGCTTTATTAAAGAAATTAATAAAGACGATTACACAGATGAAAAAGAATACGAATACGATAGAATTAAATTCGAACTATTTGTATCTGATTTAGGTAGATTCAATATCAAAGCAATAAGAATAACTGACTATTCAGAGATAACTAAAACACTTAAGCAAGTGGAAAGTTTATACAAACGTAAAACAATTTTTATCTCTGGTGCGGCAAGCGATTATGGGGTGCGAAAAAAAGATGATGCGTTAATCTTTATACATAATTTATCAAAAACCTTAGTTCAGAAGGGATATAAAATAGTTTCTGGTTTTGGTCTTGGCGTGGGTAGCTCTGTAATTACTGGTGCGTTGGAAGAAATATATCTAAATCCTAATCAGAGTTCTAACGACCAACTATTACTAAGACCATTCCCGCAAGACGTAACCGGATCAATTGATAAAAACACATTGTGGAAAAAGTATAGAGAAGATTTGTGCCTATATTCAGGGATTGCAATTTTTCTTTTTGGAAATAAATTAGAATCTGGCAATATTATAAATTCAAATGGAATGGTAACCGAATTTGAAATAGCGTTCGAAAAAGGATTGTTTTTGATCCCAATTGGTTCCACAGGTTTTATCGCAGAAGAAATCTGGAATAAGATTAATTCAAATTTCGATAGATATGCTTACAACACAGCCAGCCTCGTTTCGAATTTTAAAATGCTCAATGATAAATCTAAGTCAGACCATGAAATTATTGAAGTTGTAATGGACATACTAAAGGAAGTAATCAATAAATAG
- a CDS encoding TIR domain-containing protein, with the protein MARRTYFAFHYQNDIWRVNQIRKSWITKEDIQDAGFYDASLWEEAKKTSDVGIKRMINSGLGNTSVTAILIGTETSNRRWVRYEIIKSFEKSNGLLGIYIHNQENQEKKKATKGSNPFECLGVKITDKGKKVLFYELKNSKWIEFADLPSKASNYDEKYDGKFYRLSEFGYKLYDWIDNDGYNNLSSWVEEAASKK; encoded by the coding sequence ATGGCGAGAAGAACATATTTTGCATTTCATTACCAAAATGATATATGGAGAGTTAACCAAATAAGAAAAAGTTGGATTACAAAAGAAGATATTCAAGATGCTGGATTTTATGATGCTTCATTGTGGGAAGAAGCTAAAAAGACAAGTGATGTTGGTATAAAACGAATGATTAATTCTGGTCTAGGTAATACTTCTGTAACAGCAATTTTGATTGGTACCGAAACAAGTAATAGACGTTGGGTTCGTTATGAAATAATTAAAAGCTTTGAAAAGAGTAATGGCTTGTTAGGGATTTATATTCATAATCAAGAAAATCAAGAGAAAAAGAAAGCAACTAAAGGTAGCAATCCGTTTGAATGCTTAGGTGTTAAAATCACTGACAAAGGTAAGAAAGTTCTATTCTACGAATTGAAGAATTCAAAATGGATAGAGTTTGCTGATTTGCCTTCAAAAGCTTCAAACTATGATGAGAAGTACGATGGGAAATTTTATCGTTTATCTGAGTTTGGATATAAGTTATATGATTGGATAGATAACGATGGTTATAATAACTTAAGTTCATGGGTTGAAGAGGCTGCAAGTAAAAAATAA
- a CDS encoding TIR domain-containing protein codes for MAKRVFFSFHYKDVQDFRANVVRQHWLTKPDREAAGFYDASIWESAKKQGSVALKRLINQGLDNTSVTCVLIGTETYDRPWVRYELLKSFKKGNSIVGVHINSIKGKDGYTKYQGVNPLEFIGVTFSKTGKTATLWEKKGGDWVEYNEIDGSASYNVNVGEDYWGNGYNLSRWYKVYDWVSDDGYKNFADWIE; via the coding sequence ATGGCTAAGCGCGTTTTTTTTAGTTTTCACTATAAGGATGTTCAAGATTTCAGAGCAAATGTTGTAAGGCAACATTGGTTAACAAAACCAGATAGAGAAGCTGCTGGCTTTTATGACGCATCAATTTGGGAAAGTGCAAAGAAGCAAGGATCAGTCGCGCTTAAAAGACTTATAAACCAGGGTTTAGATAATACCTCCGTGACTTGTGTTCTTATAGGAACAGAAACTTATGACAGACCTTGGGTTCGTTATGAACTACTGAAAAGTTTTAAAAAAGGAAACTCAATAGTTGGTGTACATATAAATTCAATAAAAGGAAAGGATGGATACACAAAGTATCAAGGCGTTAACCCGTTAGAATTTATTGGAGTAACTTTTTCTAAGACAGGGAAAACCGCTACACTTTGGGAGAAGAAAGGAGGAGATTGGGTTGAGTATAATGAAATTGATGGTAGCGCGTCTTATAACGTCAACGTAGGCGAAGATTACTGGGGGAATGGATACAATTTAAGCCGTTGGTATAAGGTATACGATTGGGTGAGTGACGACGGATACAAAAATTTTGCGGATTGGATAGAATGA
- a CDS encoding toll/interleukin-1 receptor domain-containing protein → MAYLTEAQLLSFREIYREKNQNRIFKEQRKQSADVTIFLSHSHLDKKLVEGLISYLAQFGLNIYVDWQDSNMPRVTNRDTATLIKEKIKDLNLFWILATKNAMNSKWVPWETGIGDLAKNGNVYIIPVSDNDGKFHGSEYLQLYRRIEIANDDQLASFRPNQNSGGIYLKEVMKSRGSFLY, encoded by the coding sequence ATGGCTTACTTAACAGAAGCGCAACTTCTTTCATTTCGCGAGATTTATCGTGAAAAGAATCAAAATAGAATTTTTAAAGAACAAAGAAAGCAATCTGCAGATGTGACAATATTTTTATCGCATAGCCATTTGGACAAAAAACTTGTTGAAGGTTTAATATCATATCTTGCGCAATTTGGCTTAAACATTTACGTTGACTGGCAAGATTCAAATATGCCAAGAGTGACGAATCGCGATACTGCAACCTTGATTAAAGAAAAAATTAAGGATTTAAATTTGTTTTGGATTTTAGCAACTAAGAATGCTATGAATTCTAAGTGGGTTCCTTGGGAAACCGGAATAGGCGACCTAGCAAAGAATGGTAATGTGTATATTATTCCAGTATCCGATAATGATGGAAAATTTCATGGAAGTGAATACTTACAACTATATCGAAGAATTGAAATTGCCAATGACGATCAATTGGCCTCATTTAGGCCAAATCAAAATAGTGGCGGTATCTATCTCAAAGAGGTAATGAAAAGTAGAGGGAGTTTCTTATATTGA
- a CDS encoding helix-turn-helix transcriptional regulator: MKSRKKEHLKRSGAQKQADLEVKSLASVLPQWKVSKKEKEYFYRALKTARKEAGLTQAEVAKKLKRSRSHISKIELGQRRLFMDEFLILYRLYGKPTIYFYSAFIKSNLVEQID, encoded by the coding sequence GTGAAAAGCAGAAAAAAGGAGCATTTAAAGCGCTCAGGAGCCCAAAAGCAGGCAGATTTAGAAGTTAAGTCCTTAGCTAGTGTCCTTCCGCAATGGAAAGTTTCTAAGAAAGAGAAAGAATACTTCTACAGAGCCTTGAAAACTGCAAGAAAGGAAGCTGGGCTAACTCAAGCTGAAGTAGCAAAGAAATTAAAACGAAGCAGAAGTCATATTTCAAAGATTGAATTAGGACAAAGGCGATTATTTATGGATGAATTTTTGATTTTATATAGGCTTTATGGAAAACCAACTATCTATTTCTATTCAGCCTTTATCAAAAGTAATCTTGTTGAGCAGATTGATTAA